Proteins from a single region of Megalopta genalis isolate 19385.01 chromosome 3, iyMegGena1_principal, whole genome shotgun sequence:
- the Fsn gene encoding F-box synaptic protein, protein MDDIALRATDHVLEAIFSYLDLHTLRNCALVCKRWNQFLNDENNDAWRIHCIRKLAQEALSSDILSSVPTYKSKLRAFYHAWNPLDCSRNIYISSNGFTLHRNPVAQITDACRGKIGFRHGRHAWEIIWEGPLGTVAVIGIATREAPLLCHGYVALLGSDEHSWGWNLVDNHLLHNGDVQGNYPLLNNAPRYQAGERIRVILDCDDNTLSFEKNYEFLGVAFRGLPDKRLYPSVSAVYGNTEVTMVYLGPPLDG, encoded by the exons ATGGACGATATAGCACTGCGAGCAACTGATCATGTTTTAGAAGCGATATTTTCCTATTTAGATCTGCACACATTGAGAAACTGCGCGCTCGTTTGCAAACGGTGGAACCAGTTCTTGAATGACGAGAACAATGACGCGTGGAGGATACACTGCATTCGGAAGTTGGCACAGGAGGCCCTTAGCTCCGATATCTTGTCGTCGGTGCCCACCTATAAATCCAAGCTGCGTGCGTTTTATCACGCGTGGAATCCCCTCGACTGTTCACGAAACATTTATATTAGCTCCAATGGATTCACTTTGCACAG AAACCCAGTTGCGCAAATTACAGACGCTTGCAGGGGTAAAATTGGTTTTCGACATGGTAGACACGCATGGGAAATCATTTGGGAAGGACCATTGGGCACGGTAGCAGTCATTGGGATAGCTACTAGGGAAGCACCGTTGTTATGCCATGGGTACGTAGCGTTACTGGGATCCGATGAGCATTCGTGGGGATGGAATCTGGTAGATAATCATCTGTTACACAACGGAGACGTACAAGGAAATTATCCATTACTTAATAATGCTCCCAGGTATCAG GCTGGAGAAAGGATTAGGGTAATATTAGATTGCGATGATAACACATTATCTTTTGAAAAGAATTACGAATTTTTGGGAGTGGCATTTAGAG ggttGCCAGATAAAAGATTATATCCATCCGTGTCTGCTGTATATGGAAATACAGAGGTAACTATGGTGTACTTAGGACCACCTCTAGATGGCTAA